The proteins below are encoded in one region of Amycolatopsis magusensis:
- a CDS encoding sensor histidine kinase yields the protein MSTETTEQLRRRAATSWPIRRWLTLLASITAALLIGVIVAGVLALGSLDQARVRLVDEIDPGLTGAQMLTSALLNQETGVRGYLLTGDRRFYAPYTQGQAEQARAVTQLRDAGAQPGTVAGADLDAVLERAGEWQRLAETWTAPGAPQVGAQQVELSKAYFDGVRQVLDVQRGHYTSARTEARAELDTTATFLQSVLAVVAVLLIALFAALYLGFRRAIARPLQILATEVRAVTEDDLHRQVSVSGPRELVQLGADVEDMRRRIVAELAELQRARDELQRSNSDLEQFAYVASHDLQEPLRKVASFCQLLQRRYQGQLDERGDQYIEFAVDGARRMQALINDLLAFSRVGRKTGESAEVEADKLVKQATRNLETVVEETGATITHGELPVVHGETSLLTGVFQNLLSNALKFRGEQPPEIRIEAERTGGDWTFSVTDNGIGIEPEYADRIFAIFQRLHPKSAYPGTGIGLAMCRKIVEYHGGRIWLDTEAPAGHTRFRFTLPVEPVPAPGEEPAAKTAESETP from the coding sequence ATGAGCACGGAGACCACGGAACAACTGCGCCGCCGGGCCGCGACCAGCTGGCCGATCCGCCGCTGGCTGACCCTGCTGGCCTCGATCACCGCCGCCCTGCTGATCGGCGTGATCGTCGCCGGGGTGCTGGCCCTGGGCAGCCTCGACCAGGCCCGCGTCCGCCTGGTCGACGAGATCGACCCCGGGCTGACCGGGGCGCAGATGCTGACCTCGGCCCTGCTGAACCAGGAGACCGGGGTCCGGGGCTACCTGCTCACCGGTGACCGCCGCTTCTACGCGCCCTACACGCAGGGGCAGGCCGAGCAGGCGCGCGCGGTGACGCAACTGCGCGACGCCGGTGCGCAGCCCGGCACGGTGGCCGGCGCGGATCTCGACGCCGTGCTGGAGCGGGCGGGGGAGTGGCAGCGGCTGGCCGAAACCTGGACCGCGCCCGGCGCCCCGCAGGTCGGCGCGCAGCAGGTGGAGCTGAGCAAGGCGTACTTCGACGGCGTCCGCCAGGTCCTCGACGTGCAGCGCGGCCACTACACCAGCGCGCGGACCGAGGCGCGGGCCGAGCTGGACACCACCGCCACCTTCCTGCAGTCCGTGCTGGCCGTGGTGGCGGTCCTGCTGATCGCCCTGTTCGCCGCGCTCTACCTGGGTTTCCGCCGGGCCATCGCGCGTCCGCTGCAGATACTGGCCACCGAGGTCAGGGCGGTCACCGAGGACGACCTCCACCGCCAGGTCAGCGTCAGCGGGCCGCGGGAGCTGGTCCAGCTGGGCGCCGACGTGGAGGACATGCGCCGGCGGATCGTCGCCGAACTGGCCGAGCTGCAGCGCGCCAGGGACGAGCTGCAGCGGTCCAATTCGGACCTCGAGCAGTTCGCCTACGTCGCCTCGCACGACCTGCAGGAGCCGCTGCGCAAGGTGGCCAGCTTCTGCCAGCTGCTGCAACGCCGCTACCAGGGGCAGCTCGACGAGCGCGGCGACCAGTACATCGAGTTCGCGGTGGACGGCGCGCGCCGGATGCAGGCGCTGATCAACGACCTGCTGGCGTTCTCCAGGGTCGGCCGCAAGACCGGCGAGAGCGCCGAGGTCGAGGCGGACAAGCTGGTCAAGCAGGCGACGCGCAACCTGGAGACGGTCGTCGAGGAGACCGGTGCGACGATCACCCACGGCGAGCTGCCGGTGGTGCACGGCGAGACCAGCCTGCTCACCGGGGTCTTCCAGAACCTGCTCAGCAACGCGCTGAAGTTCCGCGGCGAGCAGCCGCCGGAGATCCGGATCGAGGCCGAGCGCACCGGGGGCGACTGGACGTTCTCGGTGACCGACAACGGGATCGGCATCGAACCGGAGTACGCCGACCGGATCTTCGCGATCTTCCAGCGGCTGCACCCCAAGAGCGCCTACCCGGGCACCGGCATCGGGCTGGCGATGTGCCGCAAGATCGTCGAGTACCACGGTGGCCGCATCTGGCTGGACACCGAGGCGCCCGCCGGGCACACCCGCTTCCGCTTCACCCTGCCCGTCGAACCGGTCCCGGCACCCGGGGAAGAGCCCGCGGCGAAGACCGCAGAAAGTGAGACACCGTGA
- a CDS encoding PP2C family protein-serine/threonine phosphatase, translating into MSVLLIEDDDGDALLVEEMLADALEPTTLQRVVTLAEALATPIRADCVLLDLALPDAMGLDSVARIRRAAPGTAVVVLTGRADERTGQAAVAAGAQDYLVKNQVDGPLLSKALRYAWERKRAEQVEQSLREQQLLASEYTRLERGLLPTPLLASDELSLVARYRPGRDGALLGGDFYDAVELTDGTLHVIIGDVSGHGPDEAALGVALRIAWRSLVLAGLPQDEVLATVQQVLMHERIHNHFATVCALSVAPDRRSVRMRLAGHPPPLLLSGAGADLLPVDRLGVPLGVLPDARWEAAEIDLEPGWTLLLCTDGIFEGRSGNGVELLGQEDMTALFVDLLHARPDWREDPTEALDALIAEVERRNSGPLDDDVAVVLLTHQEAA; encoded by the coding sequence ATGAGCGTGCTGCTGATCGAGGACGACGACGGCGACGCGCTGCTGGTGGAGGAGATGCTCGCCGACGCGCTCGAGCCGACCACTCTGCAGCGGGTGGTCACCCTCGCCGAGGCGCTGGCCACCCCGATCCGCGCGGACTGCGTGCTGCTCGACCTCGCCCTGCCCGACGCGATGGGCCTCGACTCGGTGGCCCGGATCCGCCGGGCCGCGCCCGGCACCGCGGTGGTGGTGCTGACCGGCCGCGCCGACGAGCGCACCGGCCAGGCCGCGGTCGCCGCCGGTGCCCAGGACTACCTGGTCAAGAACCAGGTCGACGGCCCGCTGCTGAGCAAGGCGCTGCGGTACGCATGGGAGCGCAAGCGCGCCGAGCAGGTCGAACAGTCCCTTCGCGAACAACAGTTGCTGGCCAGCGAGTACACGCGCCTGGAACGCGGCCTGCTGCCCACCCCGCTGCTGGCTTCCGACGAACTCTCGCTGGTCGCCCGCTACCGGCCCGGCCGGGACGGCGCGTTGCTCGGCGGCGACTTCTACGACGCGGTCGAGCTGACCGACGGCACCCTGCACGTGATCATCGGCGACGTCTCCGGCCACGGTCCCGACGAGGCGGCGCTCGGGGTCGCGCTGCGCATCGCCTGGCGTTCGCTGGTGCTCGCCGGGCTGCCGCAGGACGAGGTGCTGGCCACCGTCCAGCAGGTGCTGATGCACGAGCGGATCCACAACCACTTCGCCACCGTGTGCGCGCTTTCGGTGGCCCCGGACCGCCGGTCGGTGCGGATGCGCCTCGCCGGACACCCGCCGCCGTTGCTGCTCAGCGGCGCCGGCGCGGACCTGCTGCCGGTCGACCGGCTCGGCGTACCGCTCGGCGTGCTGCCCGACGCCCGCTGGGAAGCCGCCGAGATCGACCTCGAACCGGGCTGGACCCTGTTGCTGTGCACCGACGGCATCTTCGAGGGCCGCAGCGGGAACGGGGTGGAACTGCTCGGGCAGGAGGACATGACCGCGTTGTTCGTCGACCTGCTCCACGCGCGGCCGGACTGGCGTGAGGACCCGACCGAGGCGCTCGACGCGTTGATCGCCGAGGTCGAGCGCCGCAACAGCGGCCCGCTCGACGACGACGTGGCGGTGGTGCTGCTCACCCACCAGGAGGCGGCATGA
- a CDS encoding ATP-binding protein codes for MVDKDPGQHALDLAGDPAELGRVRGWARAALDGVPGVDPALLADVVGALDELASNAIRHGAAPRRVLLRHANGALRVEVSDGSPVRAEYRAPSTDGGRGLRMIEAYVDTWGQTEHDGGKTVWAEFALPPS; via the coding sequence GTGGTGGACAAAGATCCAGGACAGCACGCACTGGATCTCGCCGGTGATCCCGCCGAACTGGGCCGGGTCCGCGGCTGGGCACGAGCCGCGCTCGACGGCGTCCCCGGCGTCGACCCGGCGCTGCTGGCCGACGTCGTCGGCGCGCTGGACGAACTGGCCTCGAACGCCATCCGGCACGGCGCCGCCCCCCGCCGGGTCCTCCTGCGACACGCGAACGGCGCGCTGCGCGTCGAGGTCAGCGACGGTTCGCCGGTGCGGGCCGAATACCGCGCCCCGAGCACCGACGGCGGACGCGGCTTGCGCATGATCGAGGCCTACGTGGACACCTGGGGCCAGACCGAGCACGACGGCGGGAAGACCGTGTGGGCGGAGTTCGCCCTCCCCCCGTCCTGA
- a CDS encoding fasciclin domain-containing protein, with protein sequence MKNLRLAGIGITAVAALSLAACSGSDTASPGDTAAPAPAPSSEMAPPPMSAPSGMASGVTTNADVFGPACSQLPQGNEPGSLDSMGPQPVASAASTNPLLTKLVAAVKATNLVDTLNSQEAITVFAPADPAFAELGDAKFTELAGKPDELAPILQYHVVAKRYDAKGLEAAGGSLESLNTAGGPLKIEGSGENMTVNGAKVLCGNIPTKNATVFVIDKVMMPGTNQ encoded by the coding sequence GTGAAGAACCTTCGCCTCGCCGGAATCGGGATCACCGCGGTGGCCGCCCTGTCCCTGGCTGCTTGCAGCGGGAGTGACACCGCGTCCCCCGGTGACACCGCCGCCCCGGCTCCGGCGCCGTCGAGTGAGATGGCTCCGCCCCCGATGTCCGCCCCGTCCGGGATGGCTTCGGGCGTGACCACCAACGCCGATGTGTTCGGTCCGGCGTGTTCGCAGTTGCCGCAGGGCAACGAGCCGGGTTCGCTGGACTCGATGGGCCCGCAGCCGGTGGCCAGCGCCGCGTCGACCAACCCGTTGCTGACCAAGCTGGTGGCCGCGGTCAAGGCGACGAATCTGGTGGACACGCTGAACAGCCAGGAGGCGATCACCGTGTTCGCCCCGGCCGACCCGGCGTTCGCCGAGCTGGGCGACGCCAAGTTCACCGAGCTGGCTGGCAAGCCCGACGAGCTGGCCCCGATCCTGCAGTACCACGTCGTGGCCAAGCGTTATGACGCCAAGGGCCTGGAAGCGGCCGGTGGGTCGCTGGAGAGCCTGAACACCGCTGGTGGCCCGCTGAAGATCGAGGGCAGCGGCGAGAACATGACGGTGAACGGCGCGAAGGTGCTGTGCGGCAACATCCCCACCAAGAACGCCACCGTCTTCGTGATCGACAAGGTCATGATGCCCGGCACCAACCAGTAG